The sequence TATGATACCTTCACCACTGAGCCGGTGCCCGGGTATAAATGCCAGGAGCAAGAGTTTAAGGGCTTCTCCGTTCGCAAGAATGTGGTGATTACCCTGAAGGATATCGCCAAGTTCGATGACCTCTACACTTTTGTGATGACGGAGGGCGCCAACTATGTTCAGGGTATTCAGTTTCAGACTACCGAGATGCAGAAGTACCGGATCGAGGCCCGTGCCCTCGCCGTCAAAGCAGCCCGGGAGAAAGCGGCTGCCTTGGCTGAGGGATTGGATCAGAAATTGGGGAAGGCTCAGACCATTAGCGAAGGATCATCCGGATGGTGGCCCGGGTCGAGTTACTACGGAGGGCCGGGGATTTCGAATGTGGTTCAAAACGTCGCAGGGGAAGGTTATCAATCTCTGGATGGAACCATTGCGCCGGGTCAAATCTCCGTCACCAGCAGAGTCACGGTTGTTTTTGAGCTGGGCACCTAAGCCGATGGAGTCATGAGACTTTTGAAAACCGAGGCTGATCAGTCTTATTGGAGGAATACAGTAATGCGTGCACCTATCAAAAAGACGCAATTCATGGTGATTGTTGCCCTACTGATTTGTGTTTTTACCTTGCTTGCCTGTGATGATGCAGAAAAAGAAGCGGGGCTTGGCATTTTCTTAGTTACCAATGATGAAATGGTGCTATCCGAACAACATGTGAAAGCCTATCATCCCGAGACACATGAAATTGAATTGAACTCGGAAGGCATTGAGAAATGGAACTCCTACATGACTTACAGTACAATTCCTAAACTAAATCAGACCCTGTATGGCAAAGACTTCGTGGTCAAAGTTAAGGGAGAAGAAATCTATCGGGGTAAATTCTGGTCTATGCTTTCTTCAGCAAGCTGTCCGGGAATAGTGATACTTGATGCCCTTTTCAAAC is a genomic window of Dehalococcoidia bacterium containing:
- a CDS encoding SIMPL domain-containing protein (The SIMPL domain is named for its presence in mouse protein SIMPL (signalling molecule that associates with mouse pelle-like kinase). Bacterial member BP26, from Brucella, was shown to assemble into a channel-like structure, while YggE from E. coli has been associated with resistance to oxidative stress.) — translated: MKKINPVILLALVLIPIILLGACADSRVVVQESKAQSQPQSWDGSQPSRTFTVTGEAEIRVVPDEVILTLGVETLDKDLNTARNQNDERIKRVLAGAAELGIAPKDVQTDYMSISSQYDTFTTEPVPGYKCQEQEFKGFSVRKNVVITLKDIAKFDDLYTFVMTEGANYVQGIQFQTTEMQKYRIEARALAVKAAREKAAALAEGLDQKLGKAQTISEGSSGWWPGSSYYGGPGISNVVQNVAGEGYQSLDGTIAPGQISVTSRVTVVFELGT